From the genome of Tachysurus vachellii isolate PV-2020 chromosome 2, HZAU_Pvac_v1, whole genome shotgun sequence, one region includes:
- the mrtfab gene encoding myocardin related transcription factor Ab isoform X1, translated as MVSASATGTAPSPQSEAMTSELQELSLRSGPTLLPLSERKNVLQIKLQQRRTREELVSQGIMPPLKSPAAFHEQRKSLERARTEDYLKRKIRSRPERSELVRMHILEETSVEPSLQAKQLKLKRARLADDLNDKISHRPGPIELIHKNILPVPALLGTGSPKGESSSLDEDSSDSLSPEQPGSQDSPLGSVPQHSPSDMLNLNRNSSPTQFLTQAAPSLLTAPEASSSQNLTNGTSMVACARPPTGTVKQFQSKSSADRSAQRTKKPKENKPKVKKLKYHQYIPPDQKNDREPPPQLDSSYAKILHQQQLFLQLQIISQQQQHYNYHTILPAPPKVPSEQQQQTANSGPSPSRTVSSSTATATQNGANRLSQPVTAGPKPGVLPTNLDEFKVAELKQELKLRGLTVSGTKNDLIERLKNYQEQNGGAALAVVGSGSLKTLQVSPQEVAAQSPTSVQSKDTIGKVAAYPVALSSGIQAATLPQITRFNSTSSSPPVSPTPSERSVAGMSADEASCNGDVFGEMVSSPLTQLSLHPSSEHPSPVKEEPLGRSACCVSHPTAAPSSATQSQEPSIAAQLAPSAPLLDKDQMLQEKDKQIEQLTRMLRQKQQLVETLRSQLEQGKRGSTLEEMDIAVKNEGVALINREGVKVKEEAKEDMETSAEPPAQPQKKMQTQCSQQTLLKLQQIHRLQVQQQMHSEQSKQQPLQQQKLQQLIIQQKQLQGNQKKQQRPQKQQQKQQPLQTQQVSQVFVNQQTGTQVTTSFPLDLLKAHPAPTLVTDGNGNHYLIALTNNSVDNRNSESPQSKTNGCITLQRMQSTPVKLPSQSDNEVAHAVNKSLQPQQTASVKQPISKVQKAGLNLQTPFVQESSQSVSAPPNLHPFCLSEEPHPLIEPTSPTSLKGEVCPSFDRHTLFTPPSPKPEFHNPHHVKENGSNNHIDDLFDILIKSGEISEGFKANPDPSLSELHSDPPTPPSSPLRLSPPSPPCDPTPSHLPPDAQQRSYSGCGRLEDFLESTTGSPLLGMEPDGPLTLIDDLHNQMLSTSSILDHPHSPMDTSELSFSPNPTSLDFEDPVLDGMDWLDLSMGGGNSAGGTILVPLSSHTPPSVFSADFLDSSDLQLHWDSCL; from the exons TCCTCCAAATCAAACTACAGCAGAGGAGGACACGAGAGGAGCTCGTCAGCCAAGGAATCATGCCGC CACTGAAGAGTCCTGCTGCCTTTCATGAACAGAGAAAAAGTCTTGAGAGGGCACGG ACTGAGGACTATTTGAAGAGAAAGATCAGGAGTCGGCCAGAGAGGTCAGAGTTGGTGAGGATGCACATACTGGAGG AGACGTCAGTGGAGCCCTCTCTGCAGGCCAAACAACTGAAACTAAAGAGGGCTCGTCTAGCTGATGACCTCAATGACAAAATTTCTCACCGGCCCGGCCCTATTGAGCTCATACATAAGAACATCCTGCCTGTGCCTGCACTTTTAG GCACAGGATCTCCAAAGGGTGAGAGTTCTTCACTGGATGAGGACAGCAGTGATAGCCTTTCTCCTGAACAGCCAGGCAGTCAGGACTCTCCACTTGGCTCTGTCCCCCAGCACTCCCCCTCTGATATGCTTAATCTGAACAGAAACTCCTCACCCACACAG TTCCTTACTCAGGCTGCGCCGTCTCTTCTTACTGCCCCTGAGGCTTCTTCCTCGCAAAACTTGACCAATGGAACTTCAATGGTTGCCTGCGCCCGACCTCCTACTGGAACTGTCAAA CAGTTCCAGTCAAAGTCTAGTGCCGATCGTTCTGCTCAGCGGACTAAGAAGCCTAAAGAGAACAAACCTAAGGTGAAGAAGCTGAAATATCACCAGTACATTCCTCCTGATCAGAAGAATGACCGTGAGCCCCCTCCTCAACTGGATTCGTCTTATGCCAAGATCCTCCACCAACAGCAACTCTTTCTCCAACTCCAGATCATCAGCCAGCAGCAACAGCACTACAACTATCACACCATCCTACCTGCTCCACCGAA AGTTCCTTctgaacagcagcagcaaacagcCAATTCTGGCCCCTCCCCATCTCGGACAGTTTCCTCATCTACCGCCACAGCCACTCAGAATGGGGCTAATCGTTTAAGCCAGCCAGTGACAGCCGGGCCGAAGCCAGGAGTATTGCCTACAAACTTGGATGAATTCAAA GTTGCAGAGCTTAAACAGGAGCTGAAGCTGAGAGGTTTGACTGTGTCTGGCACTAAGAACGACCTCATCGAGAGACTGAAGAACTACCAGGAACAAAACGGTGGTGCAGCATTAGCAGTGGTAGGGTCTGGATCTTTGAAAACGCTACAGGTTTCACCTCAGGAAGTGGCAGCTCAGTCCCCCACCTCCGTCCAATCTAAAGACACCATCGGGAAGGTGGCAGCCTATCCAGTGGCATTGAGCAGTGGCATCCAAGCTGCAACTCTGCCCCAAATCACACGCTTCAACAGTACAAGCTCATCCCCTCCAGTATCACCGACACCATCTGAACGCTCAGTGGCTGGAATGAGTGCTGATGAGGCCAGCTGTAATGGGGATGTGTTTGGAGAAATG GTTAGCTCACCTCTTACTCAGCTGAGCCTGCATCCATCCTCTGAGCATCCGTCCCCAGTTAAAGAGGAGCCTCTCGGGCGGTCAGCATGCTGTGTGTCCCACCCCACTGCTGCCCCTTCTTCAGCTACTCAGTCTCAGGAGCCTTCAATTGCAGCCCAACTGGCACCCTCAGCACCTCTGCTGGACAAAGACCAGATGCTGCAAGAGAAGGATAAGCAAATCGAGCAGCTGACCCGCATGCTAAGACAGAAACAACAGCTTGTGGAGACACTGCGGTCACAGCTTGAACAAGGCAAGCGTGGGTCAACCTTAGAGGAAATGGATATAGCGGTCAAGAATGAAGGAGTAGCACTGATCAACAGAGAGGGTGTAAAGGTAAAAGAGGAAGCAAAGGAGGACATGGAGACATCAGCAGAGCCACCAGCACAACCTCAGAAAAAGATGCAAACACAATGTTCTCAGCAGACACTGCTCAAACTGCAGCAGATCCACCGACTACAAGTGCAGCAGCAAATGCATTCAGAGCAGTCAAAACAGCAGCCACTGCAACAACAGAAGCTGCAGCAGCTCATTATACAGCAGAAGCAGCTACAGGGGAATCAAAAGAAGCAGCAGAGGCCACAAAAGcagcagcagaaacaacaacCGTTACAGACACAACAG GTCTCCCAGGTGTTTGTCAACCAACAAACAGGTACTCAAGTGACCACATCCTTCCCACTGGATCTTCTCAAAGCTCATCCAGCACCCACTCTTGTCACCGATGGCAATGGCAACCATTACCTCATTGCCCTAACCAATAACAGTGTGGATAACCGGAACAGTGAATCTccacaaagcaaaaccaatggATGCATCACCCTACAG aGAATGCAGTCCACACCTGTTAAACTCCCCAGCCAATCAGATAACGAGGTTGCACATGCTGTGAACAAATCCCTACAGCCCCAACAAACTGCTTCTGTCAAACAGCCCATTTCAAAA GTACAAAAGGCAGGACTGAACTTACAAACTCCTTTTGTTCAGGAGTCAAGTCAGTCAGTGTCAGCCCCACCAAATCTTCATCCTTTTTGCCTCAGTGAAGAACCCCACCCTCTCATCGAGCCTACCTCCCCTACTTCACTCAAG GGAGAGGTGTGTCCAAGCTTTGACCgacacactttatttacaccTCCATCTCCAAAACCGGAATTCCATAACCCCCATCATGTCAAA GAGAATGGTTCCAACAATCATATAGACGATTTGTTTGACATCCTCATTAAGAGTGGAg AAATCTCAGAGGGATTCAAGGCCAATCCAGACCCTTCTCTCTCAGAGCTACACTCTGACCCACCCACTCCTCCATCCTCCCCACTTCGTCTCTCACCCCCCTCTCCTCCATGTGACCCCACTCCATCCCATCTGCCTCCTGATGCACAACAAAGGTCCTACTCAGGATGTGGCCGTCTGGAGGACTTCCTGGAGAGCACCACAGGGTCCCCACTGCTTGGCATGGAACCTGATGGTCCGCTGACACTGATTGACGACCTCCACAACCAAATGCTGAGCACTTCTAGTATTCTCGATCATCCCCATTCCCCAATGGACACTAGTGAGCTGAGCTTCTCCCCCAATCCCACCAGCCTGGACTTTGAAGACCCCGTGCTTGATGGCATGGACTGGCTGGACTTATCCATGGGAGGAGGGAATAGTGCAGGAGGGACAATCCTAGTTCCTCTGAGTTCTCACACACCTCCCAGTGTGTTCTCAGCAGACTTTTTGGACAGTTCAGATCTGCAGCTCCACTGGGACTCTTGTTTGTAG
- the mrtfab gene encoding myocardin related transcription factor Ab isoform X3, which yields MPPLKSPAAFHEQRKSLERARTEDYLKRKIRSRPERSELVRMHILEETSVEPSLQAKQLKLKRARLADDLNDKISHRPGPIELIHKNILPVPALLGTGSPKGESSSLDEDSSDSLSPEQPGSQDSPLGSVPQHSPSDMLNLNRNSSPTQFLTQAAPSLLTAPEASSSQNLTNGTSMVACARPPTGTVKQFQSKSSADRSAQRTKKPKENKPKVKKLKYHQYIPPDQKNDREPPPQLDSSYAKILHQQQLFLQLQIISQQQQHYNYHTILPAPPKVPSEQQQQTANSGPSPSRTVSSSTATATQNGANRLSQPVTAGPKPGVLPTNLDEFKVAELKQELKLRGLTVSGTKNDLIERLKNYQEQNGGAALAVVGSGSLKTLQVSPQEVAAQSPTSVQSKDTIGKVAAYPVALSSGIQAATLPQITRFNSTSSSPPVSPTPSERSVAGMSADEASCNGDVFGEMVSSPLTQLSLHPSSEHPSPVKEEPLGRSACCVSHPTAAPSSATQSQEPSIAAQLAPSAPLLDKDQMLQEKDKQIEQLTRMLRQKQQLVETLRSQLEQGKRGSTLEEMDIAVKNEGVALINREGVKVKEEAKEDMETSAEPPAQPQKKMQTQCSQQTLLKLQQIHRLQVQQQMHSEQSKQQPLQQQKLQQLIIQQKQLQGNQKKQQRPQKQQQKQQPLQTQQVSQVFVNQQTGTQVTTSFPLDLLKAHPAPTLVTDGNGNHYLIALTNNSVDNRNSESPQSKTNGCITLQRMQSTPVKLPSQSDNEVAHAVNKSLQPQQTASVKQPISKVQKAGLNLQTPFVQESSQSVSAPPNLHPFCLSEEPHPLIEPTSPTSLKGEVCPSFDRHTLFTPPSPKPEFHNPHHVKENGSNNHIDDLFDILIKSGEISEGFKANPDPSLSELHSDPPTPPSSPLRLSPPSPPCDPTPSHLPPDAQQRSYSGCGRLEDFLESTTGSPLLGMEPDGPLTLIDDLHNQMLSTSSILDHPHSPMDTSELSFSPNPTSLDFEDPVLDGMDWLDLSMGGGNSAGGTILVPLSSHTPPSVFSADFLDSSDLQLHWDSCL from the exons ATGCCGC CACTGAAGAGTCCTGCTGCCTTTCATGAACAGAGAAAAAGTCTTGAGAGGGCACGG ACTGAGGACTATTTGAAGAGAAAGATCAGGAGTCGGCCAGAGAGGTCAGAGTTGGTGAGGATGCACATACTGGAGG AGACGTCAGTGGAGCCCTCTCTGCAGGCCAAACAACTGAAACTAAAGAGGGCTCGTCTAGCTGATGACCTCAATGACAAAATTTCTCACCGGCCCGGCCCTATTGAGCTCATACATAAGAACATCCTGCCTGTGCCTGCACTTTTAG GCACAGGATCTCCAAAGGGTGAGAGTTCTTCACTGGATGAGGACAGCAGTGATAGCCTTTCTCCTGAACAGCCAGGCAGTCAGGACTCTCCACTTGGCTCTGTCCCCCAGCACTCCCCCTCTGATATGCTTAATCTGAACAGAAACTCCTCACCCACACAG TTCCTTACTCAGGCTGCGCCGTCTCTTCTTACTGCCCCTGAGGCTTCTTCCTCGCAAAACTTGACCAATGGAACTTCAATGGTTGCCTGCGCCCGACCTCCTACTGGAACTGTCAAA CAGTTCCAGTCAAAGTCTAGTGCCGATCGTTCTGCTCAGCGGACTAAGAAGCCTAAAGAGAACAAACCTAAGGTGAAGAAGCTGAAATATCACCAGTACATTCCTCCTGATCAGAAGAATGACCGTGAGCCCCCTCCTCAACTGGATTCGTCTTATGCCAAGATCCTCCACCAACAGCAACTCTTTCTCCAACTCCAGATCATCAGCCAGCAGCAACAGCACTACAACTATCACACCATCCTACCTGCTCCACCGAA AGTTCCTTctgaacagcagcagcaaacagcCAATTCTGGCCCCTCCCCATCTCGGACAGTTTCCTCATCTACCGCCACAGCCACTCAGAATGGGGCTAATCGTTTAAGCCAGCCAGTGACAGCCGGGCCGAAGCCAGGAGTATTGCCTACAAACTTGGATGAATTCAAA GTTGCAGAGCTTAAACAGGAGCTGAAGCTGAGAGGTTTGACTGTGTCTGGCACTAAGAACGACCTCATCGAGAGACTGAAGAACTACCAGGAACAAAACGGTGGTGCAGCATTAGCAGTGGTAGGGTCTGGATCTTTGAAAACGCTACAGGTTTCACCTCAGGAAGTGGCAGCTCAGTCCCCCACCTCCGTCCAATCTAAAGACACCATCGGGAAGGTGGCAGCCTATCCAGTGGCATTGAGCAGTGGCATCCAAGCTGCAACTCTGCCCCAAATCACACGCTTCAACAGTACAAGCTCATCCCCTCCAGTATCACCGACACCATCTGAACGCTCAGTGGCTGGAATGAGTGCTGATGAGGCCAGCTGTAATGGGGATGTGTTTGGAGAAATG GTTAGCTCACCTCTTACTCAGCTGAGCCTGCATCCATCCTCTGAGCATCCGTCCCCAGTTAAAGAGGAGCCTCTCGGGCGGTCAGCATGCTGTGTGTCCCACCCCACTGCTGCCCCTTCTTCAGCTACTCAGTCTCAGGAGCCTTCAATTGCAGCCCAACTGGCACCCTCAGCACCTCTGCTGGACAAAGACCAGATGCTGCAAGAGAAGGATAAGCAAATCGAGCAGCTGACCCGCATGCTAAGACAGAAACAACAGCTTGTGGAGACACTGCGGTCACAGCTTGAACAAGGCAAGCGTGGGTCAACCTTAGAGGAAATGGATATAGCGGTCAAGAATGAAGGAGTAGCACTGATCAACAGAGAGGGTGTAAAGGTAAAAGAGGAAGCAAAGGAGGACATGGAGACATCAGCAGAGCCACCAGCACAACCTCAGAAAAAGATGCAAACACAATGTTCTCAGCAGACACTGCTCAAACTGCAGCAGATCCACCGACTACAAGTGCAGCAGCAAATGCATTCAGAGCAGTCAAAACAGCAGCCACTGCAACAACAGAAGCTGCAGCAGCTCATTATACAGCAGAAGCAGCTACAGGGGAATCAAAAGAAGCAGCAGAGGCCACAAAAGcagcagcagaaacaacaacCGTTACAGACACAACAG GTCTCCCAGGTGTTTGTCAACCAACAAACAGGTACTCAAGTGACCACATCCTTCCCACTGGATCTTCTCAAAGCTCATCCAGCACCCACTCTTGTCACCGATGGCAATGGCAACCATTACCTCATTGCCCTAACCAATAACAGTGTGGATAACCGGAACAGTGAATCTccacaaagcaaaaccaatggATGCATCACCCTACAG aGAATGCAGTCCACACCTGTTAAACTCCCCAGCCAATCAGATAACGAGGTTGCACATGCTGTGAACAAATCCCTACAGCCCCAACAAACTGCTTCTGTCAAACAGCCCATTTCAAAA GTACAAAAGGCAGGACTGAACTTACAAACTCCTTTTGTTCAGGAGTCAAGTCAGTCAGTGTCAGCCCCACCAAATCTTCATCCTTTTTGCCTCAGTGAAGAACCCCACCCTCTCATCGAGCCTACCTCCCCTACTTCACTCAAG GGAGAGGTGTGTCCAAGCTTTGACCgacacactttatttacaccTCCATCTCCAAAACCGGAATTCCATAACCCCCATCATGTCAAA GAGAATGGTTCCAACAATCATATAGACGATTTGTTTGACATCCTCATTAAGAGTGGAg AAATCTCAGAGGGATTCAAGGCCAATCCAGACCCTTCTCTCTCAGAGCTACACTCTGACCCACCCACTCCTCCATCCTCCCCACTTCGTCTCTCACCCCCCTCTCCTCCATGTGACCCCACTCCATCCCATCTGCCTCCTGATGCACAACAAAGGTCCTACTCAGGATGTGGCCGTCTGGAGGACTTCCTGGAGAGCACCACAGGGTCCCCACTGCTTGGCATGGAACCTGATGGTCCGCTGACACTGATTGACGACCTCCACAACCAAATGCTGAGCACTTCTAGTATTCTCGATCATCCCCATTCCCCAATGGACACTAGTGAGCTGAGCTTCTCCCCCAATCCCACCAGCCTGGACTTTGAAGACCCCGTGCTTGATGGCATGGACTGGCTGGACTTATCCATGGGAGGAGGGAATAGTGCAGGAGGGACAATCCTAGTTCCTCTGAGTTCTCACACACCTCCCAGTGTGTTCTCAGCAGACTTTTTGGACAGTTCAGATCTGCAGCTCCACTGGGACTCTTGTTTGTAG
- the mrtfab gene encoding myocardin related transcription factor Ab isoform X2, giving the protein MVSASATGTAPSPQSEAMTSELQELSLRSGPTLLPLSERKNVLQIKLQQRRTREELVSQGIMPPLKSPAAFHEQRKSLERARTEDYLKRKIRSRPERSELVRMHILEETSVEPSLQAKQLKLKRARLADDLNDKISHRPGPIELIHKNILPVPALLGTGSPKGESSSLDEDSSDSLSPEQPGSQDSPLGSVPQHSPSDMLNLNRNSSPTQFLTQAAPSLLTAPEASSSQNLTNGTSMVACARPPTGTVKQFQSKSSADRSAQRTKKPKENKPKVKKLKYHQYIPPDQKNDREPPPQLDSSYAKILHQQQLFLQLQIISQQQQHYNYHTILPAPPKVPSEQQQQTANSGPSPSRTVSSSTATATQNGANRLSQPVTAGPKPGVLPTNLDEFKVAELKQELKLRGLTVSGTKNDLIERLKNYQEQNGGAALAVVGSGSLKTLQVSPQEVAAQSPTSVQSKDTIGKVAAYPVALSSGIQAATLPQITRFNSTSSSPPVSPTPSERSVAGMSADEASCNGDVFGEMVSSPLTQLSLHPSSEHPSPVKEEPLGRSACCVSHPTAAPSSATQSQEPSIAAQLAPSAPLLDKDQMLQEKDKQIEQLTRMLRQKQQLVETLRSQLEQGKRGSTLEEMDIAVKNEGVALINREGVKVKEEAKEDMETSAEPPAQPQKKMQTQCSQQTLLKLQQIHRLQVQQQMHSEQSKQQPLQQQKLQQLIIQQKQLQGNQKKQQRPQKQQQKQQPLQTQQVSQVFVNQQTGTQVTTSFPLDLLKAHPAPTLVTDGNGNHYLIALTNNSVDNRNSESPQSKTNGCITLQRMQSTPVKLPSQSDNEVAHAVNKSLQPQQTASVKQPISKVQKAGLNLQTPFVQESSQSVSAPPNLHPFCLSEEPHPLIEPTSPTSLKENGSNNHIDDLFDILIKSGEISEGFKANPDPSLSELHSDPPTPPSSPLRLSPPSPPCDPTPSHLPPDAQQRSYSGCGRLEDFLESTTGSPLLGMEPDGPLTLIDDLHNQMLSTSSILDHPHSPMDTSELSFSPNPTSLDFEDPVLDGMDWLDLSMGGGNSAGGTILVPLSSHTPPSVFSADFLDSSDLQLHWDSCL; this is encoded by the exons TCCTCCAAATCAAACTACAGCAGAGGAGGACACGAGAGGAGCTCGTCAGCCAAGGAATCATGCCGC CACTGAAGAGTCCTGCTGCCTTTCATGAACAGAGAAAAAGTCTTGAGAGGGCACGG ACTGAGGACTATTTGAAGAGAAAGATCAGGAGTCGGCCAGAGAGGTCAGAGTTGGTGAGGATGCACATACTGGAGG AGACGTCAGTGGAGCCCTCTCTGCAGGCCAAACAACTGAAACTAAAGAGGGCTCGTCTAGCTGATGACCTCAATGACAAAATTTCTCACCGGCCCGGCCCTATTGAGCTCATACATAAGAACATCCTGCCTGTGCCTGCACTTTTAG GCACAGGATCTCCAAAGGGTGAGAGTTCTTCACTGGATGAGGACAGCAGTGATAGCCTTTCTCCTGAACAGCCAGGCAGTCAGGACTCTCCACTTGGCTCTGTCCCCCAGCACTCCCCCTCTGATATGCTTAATCTGAACAGAAACTCCTCACCCACACAG TTCCTTACTCAGGCTGCGCCGTCTCTTCTTACTGCCCCTGAGGCTTCTTCCTCGCAAAACTTGACCAATGGAACTTCAATGGTTGCCTGCGCCCGACCTCCTACTGGAACTGTCAAA CAGTTCCAGTCAAAGTCTAGTGCCGATCGTTCTGCTCAGCGGACTAAGAAGCCTAAAGAGAACAAACCTAAGGTGAAGAAGCTGAAATATCACCAGTACATTCCTCCTGATCAGAAGAATGACCGTGAGCCCCCTCCTCAACTGGATTCGTCTTATGCCAAGATCCTCCACCAACAGCAACTCTTTCTCCAACTCCAGATCATCAGCCAGCAGCAACAGCACTACAACTATCACACCATCCTACCTGCTCCACCGAA AGTTCCTTctgaacagcagcagcaaacagcCAATTCTGGCCCCTCCCCATCTCGGACAGTTTCCTCATCTACCGCCACAGCCACTCAGAATGGGGCTAATCGTTTAAGCCAGCCAGTGACAGCCGGGCCGAAGCCAGGAGTATTGCCTACAAACTTGGATGAATTCAAA GTTGCAGAGCTTAAACAGGAGCTGAAGCTGAGAGGTTTGACTGTGTCTGGCACTAAGAACGACCTCATCGAGAGACTGAAGAACTACCAGGAACAAAACGGTGGTGCAGCATTAGCAGTGGTAGGGTCTGGATCTTTGAAAACGCTACAGGTTTCACCTCAGGAAGTGGCAGCTCAGTCCCCCACCTCCGTCCAATCTAAAGACACCATCGGGAAGGTGGCAGCCTATCCAGTGGCATTGAGCAGTGGCATCCAAGCTGCAACTCTGCCCCAAATCACACGCTTCAACAGTACAAGCTCATCCCCTCCAGTATCACCGACACCATCTGAACGCTCAGTGGCTGGAATGAGTGCTGATGAGGCCAGCTGTAATGGGGATGTGTTTGGAGAAATG GTTAGCTCACCTCTTACTCAGCTGAGCCTGCATCCATCCTCTGAGCATCCGTCCCCAGTTAAAGAGGAGCCTCTCGGGCGGTCAGCATGCTGTGTGTCCCACCCCACTGCTGCCCCTTCTTCAGCTACTCAGTCTCAGGAGCCTTCAATTGCAGCCCAACTGGCACCCTCAGCACCTCTGCTGGACAAAGACCAGATGCTGCAAGAGAAGGATAAGCAAATCGAGCAGCTGACCCGCATGCTAAGACAGAAACAACAGCTTGTGGAGACACTGCGGTCACAGCTTGAACAAGGCAAGCGTGGGTCAACCTTAGAGGAAATGGATATAGCGGTCAAGAATGAAGGAGTAGCACTGATCAACAGAGAGGGTGTAAAGGTAAAAGAGGAAGCAAAGGAGGACATGGAGACATCAGCAGAGCCACCAGCACAACCTCAGAAAAAGATGCAAACACAATGTTCTCAGCAGACACTGCTCAAACTGCAGCAGATCCACCGACTACAAGTGCAGCAGCAAATGCATTCAGAGCAGTCAAAACAGCAGCCACTGCAACAACAGAAGCTGCAGCAGCTCATTATACAGCAGAAGCAGCTACAGGGGAATCAAAAGAAGCAGCAGAGGCCACAAAAGcagcagcagaaacaacaacCGTTACAGACACAACAG GTCTCCCAGGTGTTTGTCAACCAACAAACAGGTACTCAAGTGACCACATCCTTCCCACTGGATCTTCTCAAAGCTCATCCAGCACCCACTCTTGTCACCGATGGCAATGGCAACCATTACCTCATTGCCCTAACCAATAACAGTGTGGATAACCGGAACAGTGAATCTccacaaagcaaaaccaatggATGCATCACCCTACAG aGAATGCAGTCCACACCTGTTAAACTCCCCAGCCAATCAGATAACGAGGTTGCACATGCTGTGAACAAATCCCTACAGCCCCAACAAACTGCTTCTGTCAAACAGCCCATTTCAAAA GTACAAAAGGCAGGACTGAACTTACAAACTCCTTTTGTTCAGGAGTCAAGTCAGTCAGTGTCAGCCCCACCAAATCTTCATCCTTTTTGCCTCAGTGAAGAACCCCACCCTCTCATCGAGCCTACCTCCCCTACTTCACTCAAG GAGAATGGTTCCAACAATCATATAGACGATTTGTTTGACATCCTCATTAAGAGTGGAg AAATCTCAGAGGGATTCAAGGCCAATCCAGACCCTTCTCTCTCAGAGCTACACTCTGACCCACCCACTCCTCCATCCTCCCCACTTCGTCTCTCACCCCCCTCTCCTCCATGTGACCCCACTCCATCCCATCTGCCTCCTGATGCACAACAAAGGTCCTACTCAGGATGTGGCCGTCTGGAGGACTTCCTGGAGAGCACCACAGGGTCCCCACTGCTTGGCATGGAACCTGATGGTCCGCTGACACTGATTGACGACCTCCACAACCAAATGCTGAGCACTTCTAGTATTCTCGATCATCCCCATTCCCCAATGGACACTAGTGAGCTGAGCTTCTCCCCCAATCCCACCAGCCTGGACTTTGAAGACCCCGTGCTTGATGGCATGGACTGGCTGGACTTATCCATGGGAGGAGGGAATAGTGCAGGAGGGACAATCCTAGTTCCTCTGAGTTCTCACACACCTCCCAGTGTGTTCTCAGCAGACTTTTTGGACAGTTCAGATCTGCAGCTCCACTGGGACTCTTGTTTGTAG